TTCCGCAGTACTAAGCTCAAAGGCAAATATTGCTGACTTTGTAAAATACTATCTGTCACCTGAGCACCGTGATGCGCCTGGCAACGGATGTACCATGGCGGCACTTTGCACAGATGCGTCACGCCAAACTGAATCAGTTAAGGAAACATTTGCTGCTGGCATTGAAAAACAGCTGGCAATACTGGCAAGTAAAAACGCGGAGTTGACCGGAGCAGACGTAAATCAAAGCCGCGCCAGGCAAATAGCATTAATAGCACAGGCAGTAGGAGCAATAGTCTTATCACGATCCTGCCCACAAGACTCACCACTCGCTGATGAAATCCTGGAAGCCTGTCTTGACAGTATCGCTGGCCTGTCTGGTCAGGCATGAGCAGAGTAGATACAGCGCTGAAAATACAAGACCACGTTAGCTATTCGGTGACGTTCATCTGTTGCCTAGCTGGAGATAGGGTGAAGTCCTTGCATATCTGGCACCCTGTCTCACAAAACAACAGTATCACTGACCTCATATATCTATTTTTACAAAGCAGCGACACCTCCAGCCAACGTATATGGCTCAGACCTCCAATCACAGTTCAACAGGCGCAGAGAGTTTCATCTGCCCCTGCACTCTCCAGCGCCGGCCAAAAGTGACCGTTACTCAAACCACAGAAGCAATACCAGCAGCGTCTGAGCATCTGTCCACGATCTTCTGCAACAGTCCTGTGTCAAACAGGCGTTTGAGAATCAAACGAGTGTTTGATATGGTGCCGGCCATTATTAAACAGCCGTTTGAATTGAGATGCCCCCTATTACGACTCTTCCATCGGACTCTGTGCAGCAGCGCATTTTGCTCACCGCACTAGAGCTATTTGTCACCCGTGGCTTTGCAGGCACTTCGGTCAGAATGATTTGCGAGCAGGCAGACGTTAATGTCTCGATGGTCAAGTACTACTTCGGCAGCAAGGAAAAGCTCTATCTCGCTGCCATCGACTACGCCCGCAATAACGAGAATCAGCCCCTGGCAGAACAACGCATTGTCAACCAGCACCTGAGTGCCGAGCAGCGGCTCTATCAGTTCATTCTCTCCTTCCTGCAGAACCTGCTGCAGCCAACGCCCAATACCTATCTGACCAGGCTGATTGCCGGCGAGCTGACCAGCCCCACCAGTGCCTTGAGCAACATTATCGAGCAGGACATCAAACCTCAGCATCGCTACCTCGCCGAACTGGTGACGACGCTGGCGGGGCGCAGCCTCAGCGATGAAGAAGTACAGAAGATCAACTTCAGTCTGATAGGACAGTGCCTGTTCTACCTGAGTAACCGGCCCCTGAATGATGTGATTGCCCCGGGGCTCAGCTACGACGAACAGGGCATAGAACAGCTAGCGACCCACATTTACACCTTTACCCTCAATGCTATTCAGCACCACTGACGCAGGACTAATGATGAATACATGGATATTGACGCTGGTGCTGGCTGGCCTGACTATGATCGGCCCCTTTGCCACCGATACCTTTCTCCCCTCCTTTCCTGCCATTGCAAACCAGTTTTCCATCAGCATGACGCAGGTACAGCAATCGCTGAGCGTCTATCTGCTGGCGTTTTCCGCCATGAGCCTGTTCTACGGCACTCTGTCGGACTCCTTTGGCCGGCGCCCGGTGATTCTCGGGTCACTGATCCTGTTTACCCTTGCTTCCGTCGGAGCCGCGCTGTCACCCAGTTTTGAATGGCTGCTGGTCTGTCGTGTATTGCAGGGGCTGTCAGCTGGCGGCGGGCTGGTTATCAGTTTTGCCATTACCCGTGATCGTTTTTCCGGTGCAGAGGCACAGAAACTGATGTCGCACATCATGATGGTGTTTGGGCTGGCGCCTGCGGTGGCACCGATTGCCGGAGGTTTTTTGCAGCAGCATTTTGGCTGGCAGTCGGGCTTCTACTTCATGGCACTGATTGGCGCCCTGCTTCTGCTGTCCTCCGTTATCTGGCTGCAGGAAAGCCTGCCTGAAGCAGCACGTACCCCATTCCACCCGACGACCCTGACACGCAACTATCTGACGGCACTGACGCATCCACAGTTTCTGTTCAGAGCACTGGCGTACTCAGCGGCCTTTGGTGGCATGGCGATCTACATTTCTGCTGCGGCAAGCTTCGTCATGGATATCCTGCACAAGCCTGAAACCGCCTTCGCCTGGCTGTTCGTCCCCATGATTGGCGGCATGATACTGGGCTCGGCAACCAATGCCAGACTGGCTCATCGTGTTAGCAGCAACAGCCTGCTGGCACTGGGCCTCGGTGCCATGGCTGTGGCGACGCTGGCCAATGTCACCTATAACCGCTTTTTTGCTGCAGAGCTGCCCTGGGTGGTGCTGCCGATCATGCTATACACCTTCGGCCTGGGTCTGGCGCTGCCCATCATGAGTATGAAGACGCTGGATATTTTCCCCAGTCTGCGCGGTCTGTCTTCTTCACTGCTGAACTTCTTTCAGATGCTGGTGTTCTCGCTGATTTCCGGCATTGTCGTTCCGCTGGTCTTTAGCAGTGCGCTGCTCATAGCCTGTGCAATGCTGGGCTGCATGCTGGTCGCGCTGCTGTGCTGGGGCATCGCCCTGTTCCTGTCACGTCGGCACTAGCCATCGCTGCATACCCGCTCCCCTTTCTTATACCGCTCTTATTCAGACATGGCCTGCCGTAACCGCCGGGCCGCTTCCCGCATTAAGCCCCGTAACCAGAGAATGCCCAGATCGTTGTTCTGGTGCTTATGCCACTGCATGCATTCGTTAAGCGGTGGTATTGGCACTGGGGTCGGGAATACCCTGAGCGGCATGCCGCAGTTGATGGCCCTGTCGATTAACAGGCGCTGCAGGGTAGCGATCAGATCCGTGCCGATAATCACGCTGGGCAGGCAGGAAAAGCTGTAGGTCTGCACTTCTATGCGCCGGCGCAGATCAGAGCGCTCGTAATTATGTGTCTCAAACGACGGGTTGGAGTCCGGTGGCTGCATGATGGCATGGCCAGCCGAGATAAACCGCTCCAGCGTCATATCTCCTGTTGCCAGCGGACTGCCCTGCCACACGATGCAGGCCAGTTCATCGGTCAGCACCGATTCAGTCGGATGCTCGGAAGAGCAGAACACGTCAGGCAAAATAAGCATATCGGCCTCGCCCCGCTCCAGCTCTTTCTTCGGATCAATCACCTGTGGTACGAAATTGAACCGTACGCGGCTCTGCTGCTCGCGCGCTACCTGCATGGCGCTGGGCACCAGGGTATTGAGGATGAAGTCGGACACGCAGATACGAAAAGTGCGGTCAGTGGTCTGCGGGTCAAACTCTGGCTTCAGGGTAATCGACGCATCAATGCGCACCAGAATGTCTCTGACCGGCAGCTCCAGCTTTTCTGCCAGCGGCGTCAGCAGCATTTTGCGCCCCACCTGAGTCAGCAGCTCATCATTGAAGTAGCTGCGCAGACGTGACAGCGAATTACTCATGGCCGACTGACTGAGGTGCAGTTCTTCTGCCGCCAGACTGACGCTCTTTTTACGAATCAGCGCGTCAAGCGCCACCAGCAGGTTCAGATCAAGTTTGCGAAAGTGCATTTGTTGTTATTCCTTTCGGTGCCACCCTGCAATGCATCGATCTTAGCTATAGATCGAAAGACAACCATCGACAGGATCTATGGATCCATACGCTAGCCCGTCGATACGCATAGCACAAGACTATTCCCACCTCGCCGATGAATCGATCTCATCAATATATCCAACCCGTATTATCAATTTAAAAAATAGCCGGGCTTTGCTTAGGATGCCTCTATTCCTGCAGAGCGCAGTATTCACCAATAAGTCTATGGCGAATGTATTGCGCCACTCTGCGATATAAAAACAATTCTAATTCGGAGTCGGCTATGTTCCGTTATTTCCCCACCAATTACGTCTGGGATCTGTCCATCAATCTGGCTATCGAAATGGGAGCAAGAATTGGTGAAATAGAAGAGATGTGTTCTCCCCTGAAAGAATATGCCGACAAACCCGATGCTGCCGCCTCTCAGGCCTTTCGTCAGACCTGGGCCAAAATGGCCGATAAATTGTGCGAACTGGCAATTGAGGATGAACAACGCGGACGTCTTTATTCAGCGGCGGAGAAATACAATCGCGCCGCGATCTATTACCTCACCGCTGAGCGCCTGCAAGGCGCTAATTCAGCAGGCCGTGCAGAGCTTTACCAGCGCGTACAGACGACATTCCGCCGGGGTATCGAGCTGGGCGGCGAAAACTGCGAACGGGTCGAGATCCCCTATCAGGACAAACACCTTTCCGGTCTGCTGGTACGTGCCGAGAACGTGGAAGGCCCGGCCCCCTTGCTGGTGCAGCTCAACGGTCTGGATTCCACCAAGGAGATGAAATACCGCGTTGGCCTGCCGCAATGGCTGGCCAGACGCGGTATTTCATCGCTGATTCTCGACCAGCCCGGCACCGGCGAGGCTATCCGCCTGCAGGGGCTGCATGCGGTCTACAACACCGAAGTCTGGGCCAGCAAGGTGGTTGACTGGCTGGAGCAACGTGACGACGTCGATGCCAGCCACATTGGCTGCGAAGGCGTATCACTGGGGGGCTATTACTGCCCGCGCACGGTGGCATTCGAGCCACGCTTTGCCTGCGGTGTGGTGTGGGGCGCCAACCATGACTGGCGTGATGTACAGAAAAAGCGTCTGGCGCGTGAAGGCAGCTTCCCGGTGCCTCACTACTGGGAGCATGTGCGCTGGGTGTGGGGAGCAAAGGACATGGACGAGTTTATGGCCATCGCCGAAAACGTCCACCTCGATGGTGTCATCGAAAAAATCAAGGTGCCCTTCCTCGTTACCCATGGCAGCAAGGACTCGCAGATTCCGGTGCACTGGGCACAACGTACTTACGACCAGCTGATTAACTCGCCCAAACGTGAATTGAAAATCTTCACCGAACGTGAGGGCGGTGTGCAGCATTCCAGCTTCGACAATTCAGTGAATGCCGGTCAGTACATTGCTGACTGGGTCGCTGAGACCCTCGGTGGCCACACCGCATTGCCACCGCACTGAGCCACGCTCCGTTATCGCTGATCACGCCTGAACAGTGCCGCATCAATGTGGTACTGACAGGCGTCGTCACCCCATGCACTCCGATACCAAGAACAACAAGACGAGGTGGTTATGACCGCAGTTAACAAGGTGCTTATCGTTGGCGGTGGCTTTTCCGGCATTGCCGCCGCTATTGAACTACGCAAACAGGGTATTACCGTTGACCTGATCGAGCGCGACCCCGACTGGCGCCCCGAAGGCGCTGGTATTTCTCTGGGTGCTGCCACATTACGTGCTCTCAGCCGACTGGGGGTCTATGAGGCCTTCCAGCAGCAGGGTTTTACTTCGGAAGATGCCGATCTGGTCACGCCTGCAGGGCAAAAGATTGCCACCCTGTCCGTTGGCCCTGCGGTAGGCTCTGACATCAAGGGCGAAGGGGGCATTCTGCGCCCGGTACTGGGCAAGATTCTGGCAGACAAGGTGCTGGCCAGCGGTGCCGAGGTGCGTCTTGGTATCAGTTATCAGTCCATGGAACAGCAGGGTGACAGCGTTGCAGTCCAGTTCAGTGATGGCTCATCAGCCCAGTACGATCTGGTCATCGGTGCTGAAGGACTGCATTCCCAGCTGCGTCAGCAACTGTTCCCGCAACTGCCCGCGCCGGAATACGTCGGTCAGGGCGTATGGCGAGCGGTATTCCCGCGCCCTGCTGAGTTCCAGCAGACCCGGCTGTGGCTGGGCGACAGTATCAAGGTCGGTCTGAACCCCTGCTCGCAAGAGCGAATGTACATGTTCATTACCGAGATTCGCCCGACCCGAGAGCACATCGAGCCGTCCACCTGGGCGGACGCCATGGCCGCCCTGCTGCAACAGTTCCCCGACCCGTTCCTGCAGGCGCTGATCCCACACCTGTACGCGGACGACGCCCATATCGACTATCGCCCGCTGTTCAATCTGCTGGTGCCCATGCCTTGGAATCAGGGCCGTATTGTACTGATTGGCGATACCGTCGCCGCCACTACACCGCACCTCGCCTCCGGTGCCTGCATCGGTATTGAAAGCGGCATTGTGCTGGCTGAAGAACTGGGGCGCTGTGACTCATTACAGCAGGCGCTTGATCAGTTCCATCAGCGGCGCTGGGAGCGTTGCCGACTGGTGGTGGAGAACTCTGCCCGGCTGGCGCAGATCGAGATAACACACGGTGACAAGCGTGAACACGGGCAGATCACCGTCGAGTCTTTCAAGGCGCTGGCGCAGCCCATCTGACCTTTCCCCGTAACGGGAGCAACACGCACGTTATCGCGGCGCCTGTCGCTGCTCGCCTGAATAGAGGTTTATGCTATGAATATTATTGGTCTGGAGACGCTGGTATTCAGCGTCGAAGAGCTGGAAGCCTGCTGCGCTTTCCTCAGCGATTACGGCCTGCAATGTGTTTCGCAGTCCGCCAGCAGCGCACGCTTTGAGGCTGAAGACGGCACAGCGGTGGAAATTCATACCGACGATGTGGCGGGACTGCCGAAAACCGACATTCCCTCCCCTGCACTACGCGAAACCGTCTACGGTGTGGTCTCAGCCAGCGTGCTGGATGAGATCAGGCAGGAGCTGAGCAAGGATCGCGAGGTGCTCTGCGATGAAGACGGCACACTGCACAGTGTCGATGACGAGGGCTTTGCACTGGCATTCAAAGTCAGCCAGCGTCGCACTCTTGATTCACGACCTGATCTGACCAATACGCCGGGACACACCCCGCAGCGCCCGGTGAATCAGCCTGGGGTGGACCCACAACGTCCGGCCAGACCCCTGACCCTGTCCCACGTGGTGTACTTCGTCAATAACGCGGCCAAAGCCGAAGCCTTTTATGAACGGCTGGGCTTTCGCACCTCCGATCGCTTTGAAGGCGTCGGCCCCTTTATGCGTCCGGCAGGCAGCGATGATCACCACTGCCTGTTCATGATCGAAACGCCCCCCTTCGTCAGAGGATGTGAGCATTTCACCTTCCATATGGGCAGCGGCACCGAGGTATTGCAGGCCGGTACCCAGCTGGCCAGCAAGGGCTGGAACAGCTTCTGGGGCCCCGGTCGCCATATCTTTGGCTCCAACTGGTTCTGGTATTTCAACAGTCCGCTGGGTTGCCATATCGAATACGACGCCGACATGGACAAGCATGATGATGAGTGGGCCGCCCGACAGGCACCGCTGAGTGCCGACACCTCGCAACTGTTCCTGTTCACCGGGGCCGCCAAATGGGTGCCCGGTGGTCCGCCCCCCAAATCAGCCTGACAGCAGCCGCAGCCATGGCCCTGCAACGCCCCTTCAGATTGTGTTCACTGGCTGAACTGCACGCCAGCGAGGTCGCGGGATTCGACCCGCTGGCGCAGGGCAAGGATGCCCTGCTGGCACTGATCTGCGATGAGCAGGTGCATGCCTATCTTAATCGCTGCCCTCATGAGCCCGTGACGATGGAGTACCGCAAAGACAAATTTCTGTCTGGTAAAAGACAACACATCATGTGCTTCGCCCACGGCGCCCGTTTTGAAAAGGATACGGGCCTATGTATTCACGGCCCCTGTCTTGGGAAAAGCCTGCAGCGAATAACAACCCATATTCAGGACGGCGATATTTATATCGATCTTGAGGAGTTAATACAGGCATGAATACCCGCCGGGTAATTGCACGCGGTTATTCGGCATATCACTGAAGCCATTCACAAACCCGAAACCACAACAATAAAATCAAGAGGTTTAATCATGTCAGAGAAAACTGCGGGCATACCGCAAGCGTTTATTCTGTTAGCAGGCTGCTGCCTGCCTATTCTGGGCGCGGTATTACTCGCCCCCGTCCTGCCTTTGATGGAGCAGCATTTTGCTGATAACCCGCACGTCAGCACTCTGGTACCCATTTCCCTGACGATTCCGGCACTGATGATTGCCCTGTTCGCCCCACTCTCCGGCACAATCGCTGATCGCTTTGGCCGCAAACGCTGCCTGCTTATCTGCATCGGCTTCTATGCGCTGTGCGGCATCCTGCCGTTGTGGCTCGATTCGCTGGGTCTGATTGTGCTCAGCCGTGCCGGGATCGGTATTGCCGAAGCGGGCATCATGACCTGTTGCACCGCCCTGATGGGCGACTACTTTCATGGTCGGCAGCGTGAGCGCATCTTCGCCCTGCAAATGGTTGCCACATCGCTGTCTGCC
This genomic interval from Pokkaliibacter sp. MBI-7 contains the following:
- a CDS encoding FAD-dependent oxidoreductase, giving the protein MTAVNKVLIVGGGFSGIAAAIELRKQGITVDLIERDPDWRPEGAGISLGAATLRALSRLGVYEAFQQQGFTSEDADLVTPAGQKIATLSVGPAVGSDIKGEGGILRPVLGKILADKVLASGAEVRLGISYQSMEQQGDSVAVQFSDGSSAQYDLVIGAEGLHSQLRQQLFPQLPAPEYVGQGVWRAVFPRPAEFQQTRLWLGDSIKVGLNPCSQERMYMFITEIRPTREHIEPSTWADAMAALLQQFPDPFLQALIPHLYADDAHIDYRPLFNLLVPMPWNQGRIVLIGDTVAATTPHLASGACIGIESGIVLAEELGRCDSLQQALDQFHQRRWERCRLVVENSARLAQIEITHGDKREHGQITVESFKALAQPI
- a CDS encoding LysR family transcriptional regulator; its protein translation is MHFRKLDLNLLVALDALIRKKSVSLAAEELHLSQSAMSNSLSRLRSYFNDELLTQVGRKMLLTPLAEKLELPVRDILVRIDASITLKPEFDPQTTDRTFRICVSDFILNTLVPSAMQVAREQQSRVRFNFVPQVIDPKKELERGEADMLILPDVFCSSEHPTESVLTDELACIVWQGSPLATGDMTLERFISAGHAIMQPPDSNPSFETHNYERSDLRRRIEVQTYSFSCLPSVIIGTDLIATLQRLLIDRAINCGMPLRVFPTPVPIPPLNECMQWHKHQNNDLGILWLRGLMREAARRLRQAMSE
- a CDS encoding TetR family transcriptional regulator produces the protein MKVTKAQALENRQHIVETASVLFRERGYDGVGVAELMATAGFTHGGFYKHFGSKADLMAEAAAFSFEHSAVLSSKANIADFVKYYLSPEHRDAPGNGCTMAALCTDASRQTESVKETFAAGIEKQLAILASKNAELTGADVNQSRARQIALIAQAVGAIVLSRSCPQDSPLADEILEACLDSIAGLSGQA
- a CDS encoding multidrug effflux MFS transporter: MMNTWILTLVLAGLTMIGPFATDTFLPSFPAIANQFSISMTQVQQSLSVYLLAFSAMSLFYGTLSDSFGRRPVILGSLILFTLASVGAALSPSFEWLLVCRVLQGLSAGGGLVISFAITRDRFSGAEAQKLMSHIMMVFGLAPAVAPIAGGFLQQHFGWQSGFYFMALIGALLLLSSVIWLQESLPEAARTPFHPTTLTRNYLTALTHPQFLFRALAYSAAFGGMAIYISAAASFVMDILHKPETAFAWLFVPMIGGMILGSATNARLAHRVSSNSLLALGLGAMAVATLANVTYNRFFAAELPWVVLPIMLYTFGLGLALPIMSMKTLDIFPSLRGLSSSLLNFFQMLVFSLISGIVVPLVFSSALLIACAMLGCMLVALLCWGIALFLSRRH
- a CDS encoding CerR family C-terminal domain-containing protein, with product MLTALELFVTRGFAGTSVRMICEQADVNVSMVKYYFGSKEKLYLAAIDYARNNENQPLAEQRIVNQHLSAEQRLYQFILSFLQNLLQPTPNTYLTRLIAGELTSPTSALSNIIEQDIKPQHRYLAELVTTLAGRSLSDEEVQKINFSLIGQCLFYLSNRPLNDVIAPGLSYDEQGIEQLATHIYTFTLNAIQHH
- a CDS encoding Rieske 2Fe-2S domain-containing protein, with protein sequence MALQRPFRLCSLAELHASEVAGFDPLAQGKDALLALICDEQVHAYLNRCPHEPVTMEYRKDKFLSGKRQHIMCFAHGARFEKDTGLCIHGPCLGKSLQRITTHIQDGDIYIDLEELIQA
- a CDS encoding VOC family protein, which produces MNIIGLETLVFSVEELEACCAFLSDYGLQCVSQSASSARFEAEDGTAVEIHTDDVAGLPKTDIPSPALRETVYGVVSASVLDEIRQELSKDREVLCDEDGTLHSVDDEGFALAFKVSQRRTLDSRPDLTNTPGHTPQRPVNQPGVDPQRPARPLTLSHVVYFVNNAAKAEAFYERLGFRTSDRFEGVGPFMRPAGSDDHHCLFMIETPPFVRGCEHFTFHMGSGTEVLQAGTQLASKGWNSFWGPGRHIFGSNWFWYFNSPLGCHIEYDADMDKHDDEWAARQAPLSADTSQLFLFTGAAKWVPGGPPPKSA
- a CDS encoding prolyl oligopeptidase family serine peptidase: MFRYFPTNYVWDLSINLAIEMGARIGEIEEMCSPLKEYADKPDAAASQAFRQTWAKMADKLCELAIEDEQRGRLYSAAEKYNRAAIYYLTAERLQGANSAGRAELYQRVQTTFRRGIELGGENCERVEIPYQDKHLSGLLVRAENVEGPAPLLVQLNGLDSTKEMKYRVGLPQWLARRGISSLILDQPGTGEAIRLQGLHAVYNTEVWASKVVDWLEQRDDVDASHIGCEGVSLGGYYCPRTVAFEPRFACGVVWGANHDWRDVQKKRLAREGSFPVPHYWEHVRWVWGAKDMDEFMAIAENVHLDGVIEKIKVPFLVTHGSKDSQIPVHWAQRTYDQLINSPKRELKIFTEREGGVQHSSFDNSVNAGQYIADWVAETLGGHTALPPH